Proteins encoded by one window of Erythrobacter sp.:
- a CDS encoding type III pantothenate kinase codes for MLLAVDVGNTNVVFALFEGEDMRARWRIATDPRRTGDEYAVWLIQLLAIEKIERAAIDRIIFSSVVPRADHNLTVLAQKYFGVEPLFAGQGAAAWDFAIDVEQPHTLGADRAVNCIAAHALVGGDMIVVDFGTATKFEVVDYTGAYKGGIIAPGINLSLDALVGNTAKLPRIAIRAPDSASVIGRNTEDQMLIGVFWGYVAMMEGLIARMKAEIARPVTVVATGGLAILFDEKTDIFDRVDADLTIRGLQILADRVAARPGA; via the coding sequence ATGCTGCTGGCGGTCGATGTCGGGAACACCAATGTCGTTTTCGCCCTGTTCGAGGGTGAGGATATGCGCGCCCGCTGGCGCATCGCCACCGACCCGCGCCGCACGGGTGATGAGTATGCCGTCTGGCTTATCCAGTTGCTGGCGATTGAGAAGATCGAGCGCGCCGCAATCGACCGGATCATCTTTTCGTCGGTTGTTCCGCGCGCCGATCATAACCTTACCGTGCTGGCGCAGAAGTATTTCGGCGTCGAGCCGCTGTTTGCCGGACAGGGCGCGGCGGCGTGGGATTTCGCCATCGATGTTGAGCAGCCGCACACGCTGGGGGCGGATCGCGCGGTGAATTGCATCGCGGCGCACGCGCTTGTGGGCGGGGACATGATCGTCGTCGATTTCGGCACGGCTACCAAGTTCGAAGTGGTCGATTACACCGGGGCCTACAAGGGCGGGATCATCGCGCCGGGCATCAACCTCTCGCTCGATGCGCTGGTGGGCAACACCGCCAAGCTGCCGCGCATCGCCATCCGCGCGCCCGACAGCGCCAGCGTGATCGGGCGCAATACCGAGGACCAGATGCTGATCGGGGTGTTCTGGGGCTACGTGGCGATGATGGAAGGGCTGATAGCGCGCATGAAAGCCGAAATAGCCCGCCCGGTAACGGTTGTAGCAACCGGCGGGCTCGCCATATTGTTCGATGAGAAAACCGACATTTTCGATCGGGTTGATGCCGATCTGACCATCCGCGGCCTGCAAATCCTTGCAGACCGGGTGGCCGCGCGGCCAGGAGCATAA